A stretch of Chloroflexota bacterium DNA encodes these proteins:
- a CDS encoding sulfatase-like hydrolase/transferase, whose product MSDRPNILIFMTDQEQGAVVEPGHPCMTPNADRLAREGILFRQTYAPYAHCCPSRATFMTGLYPSRHGVYNNVCTPTAIHFGLNPGVVTFSELLRQSGYRLVYSGKWHVSNEEGPADRGWDELIVTAGKGCAYQHHRRPEEWRRRAQEPEEIGPRRRGQILRPGWGHYQLYGAIPDGGPKGYEGLQDYAVVKAAVDALPELAQGDDPWVLFVGPVGPHDPFIVPERFARMYDPEDIPLPPSYHDTLEDKPRVYQRMRRQYWSQLTEDEVRESIAHYWAYCTMMDALLGEVLDALEATGQAEDTLVIFLSDHGDYCGAHGLYMKGVPAFREAYHVPCVMRWPKGIRNPGREIDAFVTLADFAPTFLELAGVPVPEGLTGRSLVPFLQGEALDDWPDTFYTQFNGVELYYTQRVVMTRKFKYVYNGFDFDELYDLRNDPHEMVNVAGRPEYQGIKRELVRRMWRFAADQGDELIFNPYGTVALAPWGPMEGLR is encoded by the coding sequence ATGTCCGATCGCCCCAACATCCTCATCTTCATGACCGACCAAGAGCAGGGGGCCGTGGTCGAGCCCGGCCATCCCTGTATGACCCCCAACGCGGATCGGCTGGCGCGTGAGGGCATCCTCTTTCGCCAGACGTATGCCCCCTACGCGCACTGCTGCCCCTCCCGCGCCACCTTCATGACCGGCCTCTACCCCAGCCGCCACGGCGTCTATAACAACGTGTGCACGCCCACGGCCATCCACTTCGGGCTGAACCCGGGCGTGGTCACCTTCTCCGAGTTGCTGCGTCAGTCCGGCTACCGCCTGGTCTACAGCGGGAAGTGGCACGTCAGCAACGAGGAAGGCCCCGCCGATCGCGGTTGGGACGAGCTGATCGTGACGGCGGGAAAGGGCTGCGCCTATCAGCACCACCGCAGGCCAGAGGAATGGCGCAGACGGGCGCAGGAGCCCGAAGAGATCGGCCCCCGCCGTCGCGGCCAGATCCTGCGCCCCGGCTGGGGCCACTACCAGCTCTACGGCGCCATCCCCGACGGCGGCCCCAAAGGCTACGAAGGATTGCAGGATTACGCCGTGGTCAAGGCCGCGGTGGACGCGCTGCCGGAGCTCGCACAAGGGGATGATCCCTGGGTGCTCTTCGTCGGCCCCGTCGGCCCTCATGATCCCTTCATCGTGCCCGAACGTTTCGCCCGCATGTACGATCCCGAGGATATCCCCCTCCCGCCGAGTTATCATGATACGCTGGAGGATAAGCCGCGAGTGTACCAGCGTATGCGCCGTCAGTACTGGAGCCAACTCACCGAGGACGAGGTGCGGGAATCCATCGCCCATTACTGGGCCTACTGCACTATGATGGATGCCCTCCTGGGCGAGGTGCTGGACGCGCTGGAGGCGACGGGCCAGGCCGAGGACACGCTGGTCATCTTTCTCTCCGACCACGGCGACTACTGCGGCGCCCACGGCCTCTACATGAAGGGCGTGCCCGCGTTCCGCGAGGCGTATCACGTCCCCTGCGTCATGCGCTGGCCCAAAGGCATCCGCAACCCCGGCCGTGAGATCGATGCCTTCGTCACGCTGGCTGACTTCGCGCCCACCTTCCTGGAGCTGGCTGGCGTCCCCGTGCCGGAGGGGCTCACCGGCCGCAGCCTCGTCCCCTTCCTGCAGGGCGAGGCGCTCGACGACTGGCCGGATACCTTCTATACACAGTTCAACGGGGTGGAGCTGTACTACACCCAGCGCGTCGTCATGACGCGGAAGTTCAAGTACGTCTACAACGGCTTCGACTTCGACGAGCTGTACGATTTGCGCAACGATCCGCATGAGATGGTCAACGTCGCCGGCCGTCCGGAATACCAGGGGATCAAGCGGGAGCTGGTGCGGCGGATGTGGCGCTTCGCGGCCGATCAAGGGGACGAACTGATCTTCAACCCATACGGCACCGTAGCCCTGGCCCCCTGGGGCCCCATGGAGGGATTGCGATGA
- a CDS encoding sulfatase-like hydrolase/transferase: MNFIFFMPDELRAESVGCYGHPNAVTPNMDALAAEGVRFDQCHVQHPVCSPSRCSLMTGWYPHVRGHRTLWHLLRPDEPNLLRYLRQAGYDVIWFGRNDLLATETFADCVTTATSHGGRPWDFPAFPPDDPLFYSFLTTPCTKPLEEHTDYANVQAAIRFLRSKPQRPFLLYLPLVFPHPPYGAPEPWHHQIDPESLPPLRPAGLPNKPDYFELIRRSRRLDQLTEADFRRINAIYLGMTSFIDHLLGQLLDALADSGLEDETTVFVFSDHGDYAGDYGLVEKWPSAMEDVITRVPLIMRTPGGAAGHIVPEPVELFDIMATVMELADIEPRHTHFARSLVPQLQGAPGDPDRAVFCEGGYARHEPHCFEGWPHRDVFARDERHIYYPKGKVQQDHPDSVGRTVMMRTRTHKLVYRPTGVCELYDLREDPLELHNRYEESEYANIRAEMESQMLAWLVQTSDVTPFDEDPRGLPTGA, encoded by the coding sequence ATGAACTTCATCTTCTTCATGCCCGATGAACTGCGCGCGGAGAGCGTCGGGTGTTATGGGCATCCGAACGCCGTCACGCCCAACATGGACGCGCTGGCGGCGGAGGGCGTGCGCTTCGACCAATGCCACGTGCAGCATCCCGTCTGCTCACCCTCCCGCTGCAGCCTGATGACCGGCTGGTATCCCCACGTGCGCGGCCACCGCACGCTCTGGCACCTGCTCCGGCCGGACGAGCCCAACCTGTTGCGCTATCTACGCCAGGCTGGCTACGACGTGATCTGGTTCGGGAGGAACGACCTGCTAGCCACCGAGACCTTTGCCGACTGCGTGACCACGGCTACCTCGCACGGAGGGCGGCCGTGGGACTTCCCCGCCTTCCCGCCTGACGACCCGCTCTTCTACAGCTTCCTCACCACCCCATGCACCAAGCCACTGGAGGAGCACACCGATTACGCGAACGTGCAGGCGGCCATCCGCTTCCTGCGCAGCAAGCCCCAACGGCCGTTTCTGCTCTACTTGCCACTGGTGTTCCCTCACCCGCCTTACGGCGCGCCGGAGCCGTGGCACCATCAGATCGATCCGGAGTCGCTGCCGCCGCTACGCCCGGCCGGGCTTCCCAACAAGCCGGATTACTTCGAGCTCATCCGGCGCAGCCGACGACTGGATCAGCTCACCGAGGCCGACTTCCGACGCATCAACGCCATCTACCTGGGAATGACCAGCTTCATCGATCATCTGTTAGGGCAACTGCTGGATGCCCTGGCGGATAGCGGGCTAGAGGATGAGACTACCGTCTTCGTGTTCTCCGACCACGGCGATTACGCGGGCGACTACGGATTGGTGGAGAAGTGGCCCAGCGCCATGGAGGACGTCATCACCCGGGTGCCGCTCATCATGCGCACGCCCGGCGGCGCGGCCGGACACATCGTTCCCGAGCCGGTAGAGCTATTCGACATCATGGCGACGGTCATGGAGCTGGCCGACATCGAGCCGCGACACACCCATTTCGCCCGCAGCCTCGTCCCGCAGCTTCAAGGCGCGCCGGGCGATCCTGACCGGGCCGTCTTCTGCGAGGGGGGCTACGCACGCCACGAGCCCCATTGCTTCGAGGGATGGCCACATCGCGATGTCTTCGCTCGTGACGAAAGGCATATCTACTACCCCAAGGGCAAGGTACAACAGGACCACCCGGACAGCGTCGGACGCACGGTGATGATGCGGACGCGCACGCACAAGCTGGTCTATCGCCCCACAGGCGTCTGCGAGCTGTACGATCTGCGGGAGGATCCACTGGAGCTACACAATCGTTATGAGGAGTCCGAGTACGCGAACATCCGGGCGGAGATGGAGTCGCAGATGCTAGCCTGGCTGGTGCAGACCAGCGACGTCACCCCATTCGACGAGGACCCACGGGGACTGCCCACCGGAGCGTAG
- a CDS encoding NUDIX domain-containing protein yields MSPRSAFRGFPRRTYTWRRFWDDVRYLLSHRADIRAAFHDERISRAFIERIMLAVTGVNGCRYCTYYHSRLALEQNIPPEEIQALLAGDLGAIPAEEVIALIYAQHYAETEGRPSPEAERRLEETYGPEVSQHIRILIRMITVGNLSGNTLDAFLWALGFRPGPLEAPRLLRSAGNTIARRTKWFRYKARQIASAISDYWKFYIRSTLTEQRKRYTVAQAVVLQDGQVLLVKRTDPRVWELPGGGIEKGETPAEAVIREVSEETGIRVRVERELGTYQRLGFRPHDSIVFVCTPIGGTAIPGEETVAVQFFPTDRLPWGLLPWYRTVIRDAIQPSGPPQIRRQWLGVGTLLISLLIVLGERLHLLE; encoded by the coding sequence ATGAGCCCGAGATCGGCATTCCGTGGATTCCCACGGCGCACGTATACCTGGCGGCGGTTCTGGGATGATGTCCGCTACCTGCTGAGCCATCGCGCGGACATCCGGGCCGCGTTCCATGACGAGCGCATCAGTCGCGCCTTCATCGAGCGGATCATGCTGGCCGTCACCGGCGTGAACGGCTGCCGCTACTGCACATACTATCACTCCCGGCTGGCGCTGGAGCAGAACATCCCCCCAGAGGAGATCCAAGCGCTGCTGGCCGGGGATCTAGGAGCCATCCCCGCCGAGGAGGTCATCGCGCTGATCTACGCCCAACACTACGCTGAGACCGAGGGGCGCCCATCCCCAGAGGCGGAGCGACGCCTGGAGGAGACCTACGGCCCCGAGGTCAGTCAGCATATCCGCATCCTGATCCGCATGATCACCGTGGGTAACCTCTCCGGAAACACCTTGGATGCCTTCCTGTGGGCCCTGGGATTCCGTCCCGGCCCGCTTGAGGCACCCCGACTTCTCCGATCAGCTGGTAATACGATCGCCCGGCGGACGAAGTGGTTCCGGTACAAGGCACGGCAGATCGCCTCCGCGATCTCCGATTACTGGAAATTCTATATCCGCTCCACGCTCACCGAGCAGCGGAAGCGGTATACGGTTGCACAAGCGGTGGTCCTGCAAGATGGACAGGTTCTGCTGGTCAAGCGCACGGATCCCAGGGTGTGGGAACTGCCCGGAGGCGGGATCGAAAAGGGGGAGACGCCGGCCGAGGCGGTCATACGGGAGGTCTCTGAGGAGACGGGCATTCGGGTGAGGGTCGAGCGCGAGTTGGGCACATATCAGCGGTTGGGATTCCGCCCCCATGACAGCATCGTCTTCGTGTGCACGCCCATCGGCGGCACCGCGATCCCCGGCGAGGAGACGGTGGCCGTCCAATTCTTTCCTACAGACCGGCTCCCCTGGGGGCTGCTCCCCTGGTATCGAACGGTGATCCGGGACGCCATCCAGCCATCCGGCCCCCCGCAAATCCGCCGCCAGTGGCTAGGGGTGGGAACCCTCCTCATCAGCCTCCTTATCGTCCTGGGCGAACGCCTGCACCTGCTGGAGTGA
- a CDS encoding pentapeptide repeat-containing protein, which produces MRDFLRLIFLLVVPLVLIVAVVVLGLALREALASCPPDCKEADLQEADLRGADFQEADLRMAHMSGADLEGANLQGANLFFAELKGARLRKADLRRAYLRGALLHRADLSGADLREADLSGARLLEADLSDADLRGANLEYTELTRVNLRGVVLDENTKIDPRWRLVWELVNQGGEGRDLSGADLRGAGLRGVSLRGADLRRADLRDADLRGADLTNADLRGAILQGAILDDATRMDERWHLVWRIVNQVRAERDLEGADLSDAYLRQAYLRRANLRNADLRGAILVEADLRGADLSGADLRGADLSGASLHQASLRGADLRGTNLTGTELRSADLRQAVLDESTRISDKWRLVWELANGGGVGRDLRQANLSWADLAGVDLSGANLEGALLRDANLEGARLEGANLAGANLRYANLRQADLRGANLRGADWEHADLEGANLQGATLPDGTVGG; this is translated from the coding sequence ATGCGCGATTTCCTGCGACTTATCTTCCTGTTGGTGGTCCCGTTGGTTCTCATCGTGGCGGTGGTCGTGTTGGGACTGGCGCTGCGCGAGGCGCTGGCCTCGTGTCCGCCGGACTGCAAGGAGGCCGATCTACAGGAGGCCGATCTGCGGGGTGCCGACTTCCAGGAGGCCGACCTGCGGATGGCGCACATGTCCGGGGCTGATTTGGAGGGGGCGAATCTGCAGGGGGCCAACCTCTTCTTCGCCGAGCTCAAGGGCGCCCGCCTGCGGAAGGCGGATTTGCGGAGGGCTTATCTGCGCGGTGCCCTGTTGCATCGGGCGGATCTGAGCGGCGCGGATTTGCGTGAGGCGGATTTGAGCGGGGCCCGGCTCCTTGAGGCCGATCTGTCCGATGCCGACTTGCGTGGAGCCAACCTGGAGTACACCGAGCTGACCCGGGTGAACCTGCGCGGCGTTGTCCTGGATGAGAACACGAAGATCGATCCCCGGTGGCGCCTGGTCTGGGAGCTGGTCAACCAGGGGGGAGAGGGGCGGGATCTGTCCGGTGCGGATCTGCGAGGGGCTGGCCTGCGCGGCGTGAGCCTGCGCGGTGCGGACCTCCGCCGGGCTGATCTTCGGGACGCCGATCTGCGGGGCGCCGACCTGACCAATGCCGATCTGCGAGGCGCCATTTTGCAGGGGGCGATCCTGGACGACGCGACGCGCATGGACGAGAGATGGCACCTGGTGTGGCGGATCGTCAACCAGGTGCGGGCGGAGCGGGATCTAGAGGGGGCGGATCTCAGCGATGCGTATCTGCGGCAGGCGTACCTGCGGCGGGCGAATTTGCGGAACGCCGATCTGCGCGGGGCTATCCTCGTCGAGGCCGATCTGCGTGGGGCGGATCTGAGCGGCGCGGATCTGCGCGGGGCGGATCTGAGCGGAGCTAGTTTGCATCAGGCCAGCCTGCGCGGCGCGGATCTACGTGGGACCAATCTGACCGGCACGGAGTTACGCAGCGCGGACCTGCGTCAGGCCGTTCTGGACGAGTCCACGCGCATCTCGGACAAGTGGCGGCTGGTCTGGGAGCTTGCTAACGGCGGGGGAGTTGGCCGGGACCTTCGACAGGCGAACTTGAGTTGGGCTGACTTGGCCGGTGTGGATCTGAGCGGGGCGAATCTGGAGGGGGCCCTGCTGCGCGATGCGAACCTGGAGGGGGCCCGGCTGGAGGGGGCCAATCTCGCCGGGGCGAATCTGCGGTATGCGAACCTCCGCCAGGCTGATCTGCGCGGGGCCAACCTCCGGGGTGCCGATTGGGAGCATGCCGACCTGGAGGGTGCGAACCTGCAAGGGGCCACGCTGCCGGACGGGACCGTGGGAGGGTGA
- a CDS encoding matrixin family metalloprotease, translated as MRRSLAIILALFVLLSAHPVYGRIPAGAEGALPEASLPFADAIVEGRVTEVTSFWNEEHTLILSRATVAVEEVVQGRVDGPAISVIYEGGQVGDIALRLSHGVRLVAGQRVRLHLQREADGAYGVVGGERGVEQIDGGRVSELLAPSYSYAGYRWSDAQLPVPYYINPNTPDVTDEEAAVRTSFDTWQNVSCSYMSYQYRGRTSLSGAAFDGVNVVSWGHTQGSLATTYFWFYAETGQLVEFDIVFEDDWLWGTGGEPDRVDVQNVATHEIGHTLVLADLYGSGDTEKTMYAYASYGETKKRSLHPDDIAGICSIYPQDGSTPTPTPTATDTPTPVPTDTPTPTPTWTPTPIPTDTPTPTPTPTETPTPVPTDTPTPTHTPTPTPTPTATPTPTPYSVATLISEQGGSLVSPDQQVEVVVPPAAVNESALLEYVVVTPDPGVQEAGQFAGVSFRLDMRTIDGDPIPSASVPYRIVVSYDPQEIAAMGQEERDLNLAYRWEEGWQRLLPQPGGWVDPEAHQLIAQSDQFSDFALVLYPLQSSFLPMFLQER; from the coding sequence ATGCGACGATCTCTCGCCATTATCCTGGCCCTCTTCGTGCTGCTATCCGCGCATCCCGTCTACGGTCGAATCCCGGCGGGGGCGGAGGGGGCGTTGCCGGAGGCGTCACTTCCCTTCGCAGACGCCATTGTGGAGGGGCGGGTCACGGAGGTCACGAGCTTCTGGAATGAAGAGCATACATTGATCCTCAGCCGCGCCACCGTCGCCGTGGAGGAGGTGGTGCAGGGCCGCGTGGACGGGCCGGCCATCTCCGTGATCTACGAGGGGGGACAGGTGGGCGACATCGCCTTGCGGCTCAGCCACGGCGTTCGCCTTGTGGCGGGCCAGCGCGTTCGTCTGCATCTCCAACGGGAGGCTGATGGGGCGTATGGGGTCGTGGGCGGCGAGCGAGGGGTCGAGCAGATCGATGGCGGGCGGGTGAGCGAGCTCCTGGCGCCCTCCTATAGCTACGCGGGCTATCGCTGGTCGGATGCGCAGTTGCCGGTCCCGTACTACATCAATCCGAACACGCCGGATGTCACCGATGAAGAGGCGGCCGTGCGCACGTCCTTCGACACCTGGCAGAACGTGTCGTGCTCCTATATGAGCTATCAGTATCGCGGCAGGACCTCCCTTTCCGGAGCGGCCTTTGACGGCGTCAACGTGGTCTCCTGGGGGCACACGCAGGGATCGCTGGCGACCACCTACTTCTGGTTCTACGCGGAGACGGGCCAGCTGGTCGAGTTCGACATCGTGTTTGAGGATGATTGGCTTTGGGGGACCGGGGGCGAGCCGGATCGGGTGGATGTTCAGAATGTGGCCACGCATGAGATCGGGCATACGTTGGTGCTAGCGGATCTCTACGGATCCGGCGATACCGAGAAGACGATGTACGCGTACGCGTCGTATGGGGAGACGAAGAAGCGCTCATTGCATCCGGATGATATCGCCGGCATCTGTAGCATTTATCCGCAGGATGGGTCGACCCCCACGCCGACGCCGACCGCCACCGACACGCCGACGCCGGTTCCCACGGATACGCCCACACCCACACCGACCTGGACGCCAACTCCCATCCCGACCGATACGCCGACGCCCACACCTACGCCGACCGAGACGCCCACGCCCGTGCCGACCGACACACCTACACCTACCCACACGCCCACGCCTACGCCCACGCCGACGGCCACTCCTACGCCGACCCCGTACTCGGTGGCCACCCTCATTTCGGAGCAGGGGGGATCCCTCGTCTCCCCGGACCAGCAGGTCGAGGTGGTTGTTCCGCCGGCGGCCGTCAACGAATCGGCCCTCCTGGAGTATGTGGTCGTCACCCCCGATCCGGGCGTGCAGGAGGCGGGTCAGTTCGCGGGGGTCAGTTTCCGGCTGGACATGCGCACGATCGATGGGGACCCGATCCCCTCCGCCTCCGTGCCTTATCGGATCGTGGTCTCCTACGATCCGCAGGAGATCGCCGCTATGGGCCAGGAGGAGCGTGATTTGAACTTGGCCTATCGGTGGGAAGAGGGGTGGCAGCGCCTGCTGCCCCAGCCGGGCGGCTGGGTCGACCCGGAAGCGCATCAGCTCATCGCGCAGAGCGATCAATTCTCCGACTTCGCCCTGGTGTTGTATCCGCTCCAATCCAGCTTCCTGCCCATGTTCCTTCAAGAGCGTTAA